TTGTCTCGAGCTTGCTCGAGATTTGCGAGCACATTGGGGATTGTTCTTCACCTTATTATTTCAGCACTGGGATCCTGAAAATGCACTGTTGAAGCTCCCTAAAAATTGTTTGGAAGGAGGATATTAGAAACATAAACAGATTATTTTGTGTTCTTTTTTTCAGAAAGGAAAGGATATTCATTGCAAGTGCATCAGCCAAACAGAGTACAGGTACTATAGTTTTTTGTACATGGACACAACAATAATGAACAGTAATATACCAGATAGATATGTCACCATGGTAAATGACATGGGAGACTGATGGTAAGTGAAATCTGAGGTTACTTTgttgaaataataaataaagagAAAACAAGGATCAGTACCTTCAGGCAAGAAAATATCCCAGGAAGCCCATATCCGCAGCCACGGAAGCAAACAAAATATCTGAATATGGTACAATTTATAGTGAATACTTTCCTGTGTTGTTTTCTGCTTTCTGAAGATCCCATGGATAAAGAATCATCTCCAATTTCTTGTTCATGTGCTTCAAGCTCCACACAAATTCTGAATAAAATCAGATCTCACACAACTGAGGGCCTCCACTACGCGCCGCAACGATGGATCCCGACCCGGCTGGATGCCAAAATATGTCAAAAAACTGTTTATTACAAGCCTCGAACAAATGATGGATCTCTATCATAATAACAAGCAAAGCGTAATGGTTAAATCATGGACTCGATACATGAATAAGATGTATGGATGTATGGATGTATCTCTCTGTTGTGTTTCACGTTCACCACGCTAGCGACAGCAGGAgcgcggccatggcggcggtcTGCACGACGATCCCCCAGCGCCCGTACTGCCGGCCGCTCCCGCTCTGCACCAAGAACAAATTCAGAAACGTTCAACTCAGATCACCATTAGTTGCTGCCGCTCTTCTCTAACAAAAAATAAGAGAGTGATGGATTACCAGATCGTTGGCGGATGGTGCGGGGCCGGAGACGTCCTCCACGGTGGTGGGCTCGGGCGCGATGGGGGCCGGCGGGCTGCACGGCTCCGGCGCGggggcgggcgacttcttcttgCCGCTCCTCTTTCTCTTGTGCTTGTTCTTGCTCTTGGACGGAGCCTTGGCCGGAGGCAGCACGGCGGGTGCCTCGGCCACCGGCGGGGGCGTCGCCATGGAAGGGAGCACTGCGGGCGCCTCGGCCGGTGCGGCTGCCAGCGGGGGAGTCGTCGCGGGCGGAGGTGCGGTGACCGGTGGTGGCGTCACGGGAGGAGGCGCCTTCACGGGCGGTGGTGACACGGGAGGAGGCGTCACGACGAGCGGCGGCGGGACACGGGCGCGACAACCGGAGGCGGCTTGATCGGCGCGACTGCGGGTGGCGGCTTAGCGGGCGCGACGGGGGTGGCGGTGGGCGCGGGAGTAACAGGGGTGGCGGTGGGCGCGGGAGTaaagggggtggcggtgggcgcGGGCATGGCCGGCTCGGGAGGTGACTGAGCGGGCGCCGTCGGCACTGTCACCGGCGTGGGCGTGGCCGGCGCCGCTGCGGCCGTCCCCCACCTCCCGGATCCCTTCTGCCATCATCCTGCATCATGCCCTGATCGGATCGGCGCCACCGCCGTCAGTCGGTCGGTCGGCATggccggcggctagggttcccgTCGGGAGGAGAGATGGAGGATCTAACCGTGGGCTTCGATGCTTGAGAGGATCTACGAGCAGGGAAAGGAGGGGAGGTGGCGCCGGTGGTGGAGTGGAGGCCGCCAGGCCGGGGTTGGGGGAGACCACGGAGGCCGAGAGGAGGGGATCGTGAGAGCGTGGGGGGAGGCAGGTGCGTTCGTGGGTCGCGtctttttttttttgccttttgacgGTTTGGGTGGACGTGGGTGGACTTCTCTTCTCTCTAACGATAGAAGGAAGGTCGAACCATAgctaggtcgaaccatcacgacgttcgatcctgctttaatagtagagacttatatttaggaacggagggagtagattgcaGCAAATTTGTAGCCAGTGAGAAACCGTTGATGGGAACAGTATACCATTGGCACTTAAATGAAGCAAATGTTTAGATTTGTTGGAAACATGTTACATGAATATATGAAGCAAAGAACGAACGAACGATGCAGAACAAGATACAGCACACCTAATATGTATATAGATTAAAAAAATCTAATCATAATAGAAGCAAACTGTATAATTTGCTGGCCCAAGTTTTACTGTCGAAACGGATATTCAGTTACATTGGACACATGTATCTATCTCGTGGAAGCAAATTCTCTAATCAAGCTATGATGGTcaaacataataattatgttccCCAAAGGAAAAAAACATAGAAGCTTATTGTTGTTGCACCACACGCAAATTCTCGAGTTCACTGAAACATGATTTCATTGTGTTGAAAACGTGTGTTACACTAAAGAAATTTTGGTATGCATCGGAAGCAAACAAATTCCCTGTTCGAGCTGCGACGTTAGATAAATAAGTTTATCCAACACAAAACAACTTTTCCTTAAGTAGAACATATTTTACTTTGAAGCAAATTTATTAACTTATGGAAGCACATTTTCATTCCGGTGGACGCAAAATTAATATGCATCAGATTTTAGTAGCATGCATGGCATACAGAAATTTTTGAACCAAATtgtcaacaaaaagaaaaaaaaaataaacAGACTGCCAATTATGCTTGCATGACTTTAGGAGGGCACGTAATTTTCGCTGGACAGTTTTAGGAAACAAATCGCATTCAAATCCTTTTGTTACGTGGAAACTATCATGCACCACGTTCTCAAATCAAATCTAACCAGTCAAAGTATTCTCATCCAACGGTGGGGCATTGGTCTGATGCAGGGATAGGCATCAGTGGTTTGATGCCTAGAGCTTCCCATACTTAAGCGACAatcctttggttttttcttaaTGTTTTTCTTATAACTACTGTTCAATTATGTGGCAAAAAGTAACAGCGATAAGTGAACAGTAACTTCACATGATCAGTACTTTTTAGTTGCGTGGCTGGGTTTCCTTCTTCTATCAAAGCTCCATTCACATCCACACATTTTGCCCCGTTCCACTGCTTGTCTACTCTAATCTATCCAGGGAACTTTTTCATAGGCATTACCTCCGCCAAGAAAGGCAACTGAACTCTCATAAGCAAAATTCCTTCGGAGTGAGAGGTTCTCTGAATTAGAAAAAACTAAACAGGTTTAACAATTTCCGTGTCCACGTAACGAAAAAAATTACGCCGGCCAGATGTTTGAACTTGCAAACATAGATACTTAGGACCTGATTGGATCAGCGTTTTCGTTTGAAATACCTCCGTAAAAGATACATGCCTCAGTTGGCCGTTTCATTTCCAGTCCGAAATTGCTCATTGGTCGGTAAGTTACACTCTTCCAAAGCTGCCAATAATAAGGTATGCACTCAGGTCAAAGCTTCGCTGTGGAAAACTTGTGCTCCGGGTGCCGGCCGTACTAACAAACAAATCACCCACGGCTCGGCAAACAAAactagctttccccgagcattcaTGCCCACGTCAACATCAAGCTTGGCTGGAAATGATCTGCCGATCAACACAGCAGCTCAGACCTTCAGCTACGTTGACCAGCATCTTGCATCTGTTTCAGCTTCCGCGATGGCCGTCGTCTCCATGGACCCCGGAGCCGGCGGTTCCAGCGAGGAGGAGCGTCGGTACGGTGCGAAGATAACCGCGGTGGTGGTGCTTTCCTGCGCCACAGCGGCCATGGCCGGCGCCATCTTCGGCTATGACCTCGGAGCCTCAGGTACCAGAGACGCCAACTTTGTTTCATCGGCACCTTGGAGCATGATTTTTTGACTGTGTACGTTGATACAGGCCGCGTGTCGTCGATGATGCCGTTCCTGAGGGAATTCTTCCCGGACGTGTACCGGCGGATGAACAGCGGCGCCGTCAGCAACTACTGCAAGTTCGACAGCCAGCTCCTCACGCTTTTCACCTCCTCGCTCTACATCTCCGGGCTGCTCACCGCGATGCTCCTGGCGTCCTGGCCGTCCGCCGTCCATGATCATCGGAGCAGTTGCATGCCTGGCCGGCGCCGCCGTCAGCAGCGGGGCCGTCAACGTGTACGTGACCATCCTCGGAAGGGCGCtgctcggcgtcgggctcggatTTGCCAACCAGGTGAGCTCACCTGCAGTCACCAAGACCCTTGAGAACACCATGAAAAATCAAATGATTTTGCAAGTGCAAATTAAGTGCCAGCTACTGTATCGATCTGTCAGAGATGCTGCTACGCATGAAAGCAACATAATATGCAAACATAAACTTGCAGGCAGTCCTACTGTACCTGTCTGAGATGGCCCCTGCTGGGGAATCCAGATGCTCGTCTCTGAGGCGCTGATCGGAAGCCTCAGCGGTTCAAAATGTTTATTACCGAAACTTCTATTTCTGAATGGAAAAACTGTAACCAACTGAATGCAGGCGCCACTATGTTTGTTTTAGGAGATTACTAGGT
This genomic stretch from Hordeum vulgare subsp. vulgare chromosome 6H, MorexV3_pseudomolecules_assembly, whole genome shotgun sequence harbors:
- the LOC123403037 gene encoding uncharacterized protein LOC123403037 isoform X2, translating into MPQLAVSFPVRNCSLVGKLHSSKAANNKVCTQVKASLWKTCAPGAGRTNKQITHGSANKTSFPRAFMPTSTSSLAGNDLPINTAAQTFSYVDQHLASVSASAMAVVSMDPGAGGSSEEERRYGAKITAVVVLSCATAAMAGAIFGYDLGASGRVSSMMPFLREFFPDVYRRMNSGAVSNYCKFDSQLLTLFTSSLYISGLLTAMLLASWPSAVHDHRSSCMPGRRRRQQRGRQRVRDHPRKGAARRRARICQPGSPTVPV
- the LOC123403037 gene encoding uncharacterized protein LOC123403037 isoform X1 — translated: MPQLAVSFPVRNCSLVGKLHSSKAANNKVCTQVKASLWKTCAPGAGRTNKQITHGSANKTSFPRAFMPTSTSSLAGNDLPINTAAQTFSYVDQHLASVSASAMAVVSMDPGAGGSSEEERRYGAKITAVVVLSCATAAMAGAIFGYDLGASGRVSSMMPFLREFFPDVYRRMNSGAVSNYCKFDSQLLTLFTSSLYISGLLTAMLLASWPSAVHDHRSSCMPGRRRRQQRGRQRVRDHPRKGAARRRARICQPGELTCSHQDP